In Sphingobacterium sp. SYP-B4668, the sequence TCCTGAAAATTGTCCATTGTATTGTTCTTGATATCAAAAGTTCCACTTTTGATGACCATTATGTTGGTAAAGCTTGCTTTAAGCGTATTAATATCCGCGTATCTCCCCAGCATCGTTCCATCTATACGTACACGTACCTGAGCCATCTTATGTTTAAAAGTAATGGCCAGCGGATATTCATGATATTGGCCTGGTGTAGTGACAGGTATAGCAATCTCACCGGAAGCATAAAGCAGGTCTTTATTTACCGGAGCATCGACCGTAGGAGTAGCTGTATTAGTAGGAGCATTGATGGTCTCCGTGTTATTGTAAGAATACGCATACCATGTATATGTTTTTCCTTTTGTTGCATCCAATTTGACTTCCGTACCTGCCTTTGCCTCAATTGTCTGCGACAACACTCCTGTCGATTTATCGTAGATAAGAATGCGATATGTAAAGTTGGGCGTCATGCCTGTACTCGATCTAAAAGATGGCCCCACACTCGCTAATTTTTCGGTTGAAGGCGATGGGGAAGAAGCAATCGGACCTTGCTCAGATATAAATTCAAATCCAAAACCGCTCTCATTTGCATTTATCGGTGTACTCCTCCTTGAAGAGCCCCCTAGCACAGAAGACGATTTAGTAGCCAATTTACCATCTACACTGCCTAACTTTTCAATTAATACATCTCCAGTAACACCTTCCACCTTAATAACTATTTTAGCTCCTTCTCCATATCCTGGCTGTTCACTTATATCCTTCTTACAGCCTGTGACCACCAAAATTAACAAAATGATAGCAATCGGGTTCGACAGCCTACCAAATATCCTTTTAGGATTTATAATATTTCTATTCATGACTACTTGATTAAAAATCCCAAAATTTTTCATCCTTCTTTTCCTCCCAATCTTCGATTTGTGGTGTTACGCCATTCTTTTCGAGCACAATTTGAGCTGAAGCAGCCGCCACCGAACTCTCTAGCTCTATAATTGCTAGTTCGATTTTAGGTGGCACGTACTTTTTCTTTTTTTCCATTTTACTTGTTTTAATTGTTTTAATTGTTAATGTTTGACATCCTTCTATCTTTTAGCACTAGCACTCTATCATATAAGAGTATACGATTTTCTAAAACGATTGTCCCAACCTTTTAATAATTAGTTTTAGCTAATCCTTGCGATAGGATTATAATAACATGCTACTCCTTTAACTTTTGAAGCAAGACAGCAAACCCTTGTGAGCGTCCATTGATACTTGTGAGTAAGTCAATTGGAATCACGATTGTGTCCCAGCTTATGCCATATACATGTGCTAGTCCTGTAGAAGCCCAGAGGTGGCTTTCTTCATTAAACTTTCACGCCCCCGGATATTTTACACCTACCGCATTGCCTGTGGTACTAAAGGCTTCCAACCTCAATATGGGATATTGATTTCAGGCTGTCTAGATTAGCTTGCTTTTATTTTGCTGTCAACAGTAATTTTCCGTCATCTTTAAAATACAACGCCTTACAAGAATGTAAATCAATGTACCGCAATTTTAATAAGCGAACCAATTTTCAGAAAGATGATTTACATTAATATTTTTGTATCGCCAAAAATATTATGGAGTAACTGATCTGATACACTTTATGCACATGCCGATATTTTTAGCGTAATCTGTTACCCCATTTACTCCTTGAGCATCTCCATCTATTTCTAAAGTATACCCACGGTTTGCACTTTCGGCCAGAATAGACCAGTACATTCCATCCGAAAGATTAGACACATTACAACCGGAACCAGAAATCCATCCCCCCTGATGAAAACGGACTACTTCGCCATTCGCTGCCTCATAATATATCGCGCCATTTTTTGGAGAATTGAGATGTGCAGAACCCAAAGACATATAATCAGCATTATTAGGTGTTCTCCACGATCCTAGAGGATACACTTTTGAGCATGGATCTCCGGTATTGAAAACAGATTGACCAGTTACACTCCGTGGCGTTAAAGTATTCCAATTCCAATAATAATTACATGGGTGTTCTGTTTCGTCATTAAATGGTTCAGAGATTTTGTAGGGATTAGCCGGATCCGAAGCATCATAATATAGTATACCCTGCGACCATTCATTGGTTCCGATCACCCCACCTTTATATTTCAAATCGACCGCAGCTCTTTTAATAAATTTAGGATCCGTTGAGAATCCACTGACTATCGCATTGCGAGGAGTTCCAGGATCGACTAAAACCACATCCGTTCCAGATTTTTTAATGGTAATACCGGTGAATAATATCGGCATACTAGTGAGTACTGCTGTATAGACCACATTGGTTGATTTTTTTACAGCTGTCGAGCCATCGTCAACGAAATTGAGTACTCCATTAAAGTTTGTTGTGGTAAGGGCTGTGCTTGCTAAAGTTCCTTGCTTCAAACTGAAATTTTTAGTCACCAATGGAAGATTATTGAACCTAGCTGCAAGGGTCACAAAACTGTTTGCAAAAACCTGGAGCCCATCCACCTTGACCTCAACTTTAGCAATTTGATGATCAAATTCAATATCTATCCTAGGGTCAGCTACGGCACCTACAGTGATTGTTCCTTGATCATACAGCAAAGGGGCATCTGTTCTGGATTCAATATCAGGTGAATTTAAATTTGAAGGCAAAGGAATACTTTGGGTATCGTCATAGGAATAAGCGTACCACTTGTAAGTTACGCCAGCAGCAAGTGTATGGAGATATCGTTGACTAGCTACCGTGATCTCTACAGATTCCCTAAAAATCTCATTTGCATTAGCGACTTCATAAAATAGTATTCTGAATTTCTTACCAATGCCCATTTTAGTTTTTGTAGCTGCCGCCCCCTTTAACTTAAGACTACTAGCATGGAGCTGTGTTGATGCTACATCTGGGGATAGACTCCATGAAAACTCATCAAAATCTTCTTCTTGTATTGCTGATGTTGTGCTTCCCGATTTCATCGGCACTATTGAGCTCTGCTGAACTCTAGTACTCACAAAATTTTGTAAGGGTTGGTCTGCGATTCCGCCTACGTTGATTTCCACCTCAGTGGGAAGACGATTCCCTGTCTTATTGCCCTCCTTTGTACAGCCCGAAAAGAATAAAGTGAATACAATAACCGTCATAGTAACATGACGAGATAATATGTGATTTACCATAATAGTATACTTTAAATTTTGTGTTGGTTTAAAATTCGAGGTCATATTTTTTTTCTTCTACCTCCTGATCAAAAATATCGGGTTGTCCCAGATTGTCTGTCCCCCCTATAGACACCACAGAGCCTGCGGCAATCCCCTCTTCAGTTTCGATAAAGCAGACTTCGATAACTGGAGGTACGTAATTTCTCTTTTTCATTTTTTACTTATTAAATAGTCATGTATTTGTTAATACGGTTAACTTTCGGAATTGTCCCGAAATAAGTCTATATTTTTGTAGAAGAAACTTTTTTTGAAAGGGATGCTCTTAAAAGAGGAAAATAGAAAAAGAGGATATACAAGGAATTATAGTTTGGAGGGACAAAATTGAAGCACGGGCAATACTAAAACTATAAGCGTCAATTTCGGGGATCTTAGATAAAGGTAACGGCAAGAAAAAGCCCTATTAAGTTGAGAGATTGCTCACTGATATGTCCAAGCTGCACGTCAACATCATTCATATATATCAAATATATCAAAGTTGCATCGTTACGTGAAAATTACTTCTTCTTCATTCGTGCTAACTTTTCTTGCTCACGACAATACTTTTTCAACCACGCGACCACTGTTGCCCTAATTGGAACATTATATTTTTCCATAGCTTCAACCAGTAACAATTCACCAGTCACGATTGCATGTACCACTTTTTCCTTTACTTCTTTGGGGTATCGAATGCCTGAATACTGCTTCAATCTGCTTTTCTCCATTATTATTTCATCTACTAAAAATTTTATGAGCATTTCGAGTATCGACATTCGCTAGTACAATGAAATGCCAACAAAATTGACGTTGAAAAACAATATCCGTAACACCCACTATTGGTAATACGACCAATGGATTCAATTGTCCTGAAAAAAAACGATTATTTAAATTTTTTTTGATAGATATAACGATGGTTCTTAAGATCCTCTATACCATCAGCTTTATCCATCCTTTTCGGATTATGTTTTTGGAATTCTATCCTAGTATTGAAGCAAAGCGCGCCTACTCCTGTGTAGACACGCTTTTTCTAATAAACAATGATTAACGTTCATTTGTATAGACGTCGTCATTTACGTAGATACTTGGCTAGCAGATAGCTCACCACGAAACTTATCGCAGCACCTAAGCTGCTCATCACAATTGTATGAAGGATGTCTCCGATGGATAAATTGACGTATATGGAGCAAAATGTACCACCCAAAGTCCCGATGCGAATCTCATTGAGTTTCATCTCGACCCTCCTCCGCTTGTCCTTTATCTTCACGTTTTACTCCATCTGCTTCTTTTTCTGAATCCAACGCTTCTAGGAGACCGATAACCAACGCTACATAGCGCGCTACAGCCACAACTTTTACTGGCAACTTAACCGGTGCGATGATTATGATTTGAGCTGCATCTCGCAATCCTTGTCTGATTTTCCTGAGTATGTTCATTTTTTTAGTACTTAGATATTAGTATTTAGTATGGAGGTCTGCGAATTAGGTTTTTTATTTTTTATGCACTCGAGTCGTGCTGGCTCTTCCTTTTTTTTCCGCAAAAAAAGGAAGCAAAAAAACTCGTCGCTTAGAATTTTTGCTACAAAGGATTTACGTTACTTACCTCCCGCAAAATTCTGTAGGCGACATTAGCGCATATGTATGTGATTGCCCCCCTGCTCTTGGCACTATTCCCAAGGGCGATATAGCATTTCGACTACACACCCATCCTGCATTATCCCCAAACACGGCCTAGGCTGCGCAGACGTTAAGAATTGTCGAGGATTTCCGGTTGCAGTCGGACTTGTCTGATCCGCCCACTGGCGGAGAGTTTGTCCGATTGTGGGCAATCCGAAGACAATTTAGCCGAGCAGCCAAGCCTTGATTTTTGGGTTCCTTTTGTATCAAGACAAAATTGTCCAGCAATCATCCATTCCTTAGAATTCAACTCATTCATGGATAACTAAAGAGGCCGTCCGCCGATGAGGACAATATCACAATCATACACGCCACGCCGGCGATTGAGCCACAATAAGAAACCAGAATCGCCACGCCGGCGACAGAGGCGCATAAAAAATCACCCCTTAATCAACACAAACACCTCTCCCCCTTGATCCCACAGCGAGTACACCAGTGCCTTTAGCTTCGCAAGTGCAAGCGCACTATTATCTCCTCGCCCGTCACCCGTAAGCGTCATCAGAGGCGCGATACACCCTTGCAATTCTCCCTTTGCATAGTTCGCAGTATGGAAGAGGATACCCGATCTGTTTGGCACTCCCGATATGCCGATTTCGTTCGGATATTTTAGGGAGTGATACCTCCTCAGCCTGTACGTTCCCTTGGGTATGCAACTCGCTTTCTTCTCGTTGTTTTTATCTGGCAGCTCGATGGTATGGCATATTAGCTCACCAGCGTAATAGATTGTTCCGTTGGTTCCTTCCGCTCCGTACTTCCGCCGGAGTATCAGGATATGTTTGTTGTTCATTTTTTTGATGTTAGTAGTTATCGACAAAAGAACGACTACCTCCTCCCTTCTTACCTCACCAAAATAGTCGCCATTTGGCTCCAGTCTCCCGGCCCTTGTGTATTCACCGCCCTTACCCTAAACTCATACCATTCTCCTACTTCCAGTGGTGCGATGATATTCCCCCGGGAGGATGTCGTCACCATACGTTCGCCCCAAGCCTGGGTTGGCACCGTCACTTTACGGTAGCTATATTCGTAGAGTAGCACTCGCTTCTGCGCCAAGAAATCTATCCGTACCTGCCCAGACTGCCTGCCGTCAGAGGCTTTCAACCCTTGTACAGGAAGCGGTACCAAGCTTGCGGTTGCTGGTGCTGTCGTCGCAAATCCCGAGCTCAGCAATACCGACAGCTTTCCTTGGGCCACGGAGTTGACGTAGTATGCCAGCTGTTGCAAGGCCAATGTAAGCGGCTCCTTGCTTTCATCCTTTATTGCCGTATCCTCTGGCGACCCTCGTTTGCGCGCAGCCGCTAGTTTTGCTGTAAAATCGTCCAGTAGACCCTGTACATCATCCAAGGCCGGTGTTGGCGTTGTAAAATGTGGGTTGGTCGTCATTGCGCCGATTATTGTCGTCGCCGCTACCATTAGCTCATCGTCCTTCATCCGTGCAAATCCGATAAGCGCTTTTGCTTTTGTTGCCATATTGATATATTTTGAAGTATCTCGGTCTGGTAGGTCATGCTCCCAAAACCTATCTTTAACCGAACAGCACAAACATACCCCACCCTTAAAAAATGAGCAATTTATGGACATATAAGGACACATTTGGACGTTATTGGCGCCATTTGGGCCGAAAGACCGTCATTTTGCACACCTTCACGTTGCTATCGTACGCATGCAGCAGCATCTTGTATGTGCTCCACCACCCCGACTCTCCATAGCCGGACCACATATAGGGGCACTTGCTCTATCTGCATCCCTACAGACAGAAAATATCAAGGCACTACCCCTAATGGAGCAGGCACATACACCTCCAAATAAGAAAAATCTAAGAAGTATCCCTACAAATATGTAGCAGACAAGGGACAACAAATACTATCCTCCCCGTTTCCCTGAACTGTCAGCAGATCAGAAGAGCATGTACAGGCACGATCGCCCTCGGCCCCCTTGCAAAAACCACCTGTACATGTCCAATATCCAGCAGTTCGGTCGCCTATAGACGTCCTTTGCGCTTGCTTTCTTGGAGCGCCTCTTCTATATCCTGCTCGTAGTACATATCGATACCGTGCAACGTCATTGGGGTGAGGATCCCCTTTTTGACATATCGGCGATACGTCGTATCTGATATCCGTAGGCGTGCAATTACCTCCAATTTGTTCAATAATGGCTTCGGTCGGACCGCCGCATGCCGTTCTCCTGATGCCTCGATCGCCAGCAATACGATATATATGTCCTTCAAGAGCTGAAGGAGCAGTTGAAATGAATTGTTCATAATAAGGGTATTTATAGGGTATTCAAATCCTGTTATCCAATCTCATTGGTATCCGCTCCCCAATAACTTATCATCTATCATCATTACAGGCCCTGCACGATCCGCCCCGGTATCTTAATCCAGTATATACCACTTTTTGAATGTCCGGGTCATCTCGCGGCTCAGGTGTGTATCTACATCCCCGGCTGGTTTTAACCTCAGGCACACCTGCCCCCTTCCCGTTCGCTTTACACCCACTACCGCCGCTCGGTGCACGATCAAGCGCCGCCCCACTTTACAAAAGGCATCCCTATCCATATAATTTTTCAGAAAATTGAGCGAACAGTCCGTCATGTGCGAATCACCGTTCCAGGTCACATAATAGGTAGATTCCTTCGCGGAAAATAAGTAGGCAATATCAGGCCAAGGCAGTTTGCCCACCAGCTTTGTGTACGTGGTGTGCCTTCTGCTCGTACCCAGCAAGAGCAGTGTGGGTTCTCCCCCCTCTTGGGCCATAGTCCCCCCTTCTGGTCCATCGACATCTCCTACACCTTCACGTTCCGCATGTGCCAGTAGTCCTATGATGGCCTTGTAGTGCGGCAAGTCTCGGATTTCCCCTTTTCGGCTATCCGTCCTATACCGCACTACGCTGTACTCCTCTACCAGCATTACCTCCTCAAATTGGTCCTTTGTCCAAGCATAGTGGATAAAAGCCAATATGATCTGCAGGAACAATAAGCACGCGACCACCACATAGATATCGAACTTGAAGTAGGAAGTCTCCTGTATCCGTTGTCCCTGCACCAGTACGATCAGTATCCAGGCAAAGCCAAATGCCACTAAAAAAGTAGGCAATGCGCTCATCAATCCCTGTACAGCATATCGACGTACAAAATAGCTACGAGATCTCCTCTTGAAAGGGTACAATCGATCTACCCGACGTATCGTCACATGCTGTACCTTCAATACGAGGAATATCGAAAGTACTGCCCCAAAATAGTTCAGAAAGAAATCGTCATCAAATACGATATCCCATGGGTAATCCTCCTCTGCAGCGAAAATCAAAAATAGTCCCCCCACCAATGAAATAATACCCTTCCACGATGTGTTTAGATAAATTGGTCTCATACAGTTGATACTTAGCATTTAACTATAGAGCCTTTAAGATAATGAAAAACAATATAATAAGCACAATTATTACAAATATTGAAAATATAAGCACTTTTATTAATATTTCAGTAACAACCCCAAGACCATTTTCTCGCCGATCGCCCTCCCCTGACCGTACAAAAAATATCTCTTCCGTCCCTCGCTAACAAAAAAAAACCGGACACAAATAACCAAAGGTGTCAGTTCACTGAGAAAAAGGGTCAGTTCACTGCGAAAATGCCCTTCACGGCACCTATTTATCGGAAAAAGCTATAGAGATTTGTAAGGACGAAACCACAGAACAAGCAATGGCGGGTAGGCCGTCCATTGATTTTTTCACCCTTAAAACTATATCGATGATGAAAAGATTTCCATTTACTACCGCAGGTGTGCAAGACGCCAACACTTATTTCTACGGTCTATCGGATGATGCACTCTGGGCAGAGGTATATGCGGTACAGCAGGACCTCAAGCTCTGGATCGTCACCTATTTTGATATCCATGGCCAAGACCTCGGTTGCCTCCAGGGCTTCAATGCCCATACCCTCTTTGTATTGGGCAATCAACTTGCGGTGACCCTTAGCCTACGCTTGCCTTTCCGATTGGAGCGACGTGCGATCCATCCCGACATCTCCCAGTTAGGTGCCAAGCGCGGCAAGAACCACAATCCTATCGGTGTCCAGACTACAGGACCCAATGCACCTTTGGGCGAGGGCGAATTGGTGTATATCATTGGATAGCTTCCTATGCAGCTCCCACAATATACTATACCCATCGGTCGACAATGGCGCTGGCACATGCATGGACAAGGCAACACATGGAGTAAGCTACCCCGGTGGTCACCACCCTATCTTATCGGCTACCATTACGGATTATTACCGTCGGGCCGCTTCCCTTTTTGGGGCAGGTGGATGTCCCGGGGTGGCAGTACGATCTTTGTGGCCTTGGCATCGAGCTTGCTGATAAAGCGTTATCGACGCAAGTTTGCCCTATTCCCCGTGAGGCGGTACGGGGAAGAATGGTCTGGCAAATAAGGAGTCCCACCGCCAAGAACCAAAAGGCCCTCTAAGTGAGGGCCGGGGCCAATGCAGTATCCGATCATCTGACCAAGACAGATACTAGCATTGTGATCGATTCATAAATCTAAGTTACCTAATTATTACGATTATGGCACTACAATGGTTTAGATATACAGGTTCAAATCCGGCATCACCGTCGAGTTTCACAAAGCATGGTTCGTCAGCACCATCAAATTGTGGAACCCCTACACAGCAGCTCTGTGCGATCCAGGCAGACGACAATAGCGGAAGCCCAGAACCTGTTTTGGATGTTGATATTGCTCTTGAGATGGCGCAAGCCCTGCAAAATCAAACAAATACCGGCAACGTGTTACTTAAGGCCCGTTAAGCTAGGTTAGGCATGAATGCCGATGGAATGAGTATCAAGGGTATGGTCATGTGCCATACCCTTTTGCTGGTCCCTTAGTCTACCTCTTCGATGACAAGGACATCGACATCCCGTTCTTTTATCTCCCCTTTGATACCGTAGGCGGCCAACTGTCGATTCAGCTCTTCCAAGGTGCCATACGGTTCCAATCGTATCATACCCTCCTTCTTTGCCTCGTCTATCGCTGGCGGAAATTTGCCGCCATAATCCAAGAAGATGGATAAAGCCGTGGTTCCTTTATAGGTCATTACCTCTGTACCCTTTTTATCAAAAGGTATGGCCTCAACTGGCCCGAGGACCAGACAAGGCATTGCTTTGCTCCCTATATACACCCTCACGCCGTACAATCGCTCAAAGTCGTCCATAACGATACGTGCCTGTATAGAATCTGGGCGTCCTTTCCGATCATAGCGTTCATAGGATATCGCATGGTCTATCAGCCAGACATCGGCAGGACTGCCAAAATTCTCATACCGGGTAGAGTCTGCGACCTTCCAGACTACGCGGTCCATCCTTGGAAAAAACAAGGGATCCAACATCTTTGCTTTGGAAGACAGGCTCAATAGCGTACCGTACATGCTGGCATTATATAGCGAACTCTTGTACAGGCCAGTCAAGCTATCCTGTTCAAATCTCCAAGGTTGATAATCTACCCCATCCTGATAACCGGAGAAAATAACACCTGCTTTTACTCCACCTCGATCTACCCTGATCGCGGCCGCAAGGTCCCCTCTGCCAAAATCATCTTTCAACGGTAGGTTTATCGCTCCCTCTCGATATAAGCTGAGGATATTATCACTATTGACAAATCCCGATGAAGTAATGGCCTGGACTTTGCCCCTGTATAGCAGTATCGCTTGGGGAATACTCTTATACGGAAATAGCTTTCGTATATAGGTATCACTATAGATGACGGGTAGGTTGACCTGATGCTCCTCCAAGTACTTGTTCTTATTAAAAAAGTCGGTCATTGTCTGCTTGTCCTGGGGCGTAACGACGAGCACTTTAAAGATATCGCTGTGCTTCTTTTCCAATTCTTGTAGATGCGGCATGATCTGTATGCACGTGCCGCACGTGGTCTCGAACAGATCCAACAGGACCACCTTGTCTTCCAAGGCCTTCCAATCGATCTTGCTATCCGTACCCCGCATCAGTAGCACCGATGCCGGAGGGACGAAAGCATCCCCCACCATCAGTCGTTGGGACAGGTCGGGGATCTTTGGCTGTTGGGCGATCGAGGTCAAATGACCCAATGCAAATAAAACAACTGCAACTATCTTAAAACTTCTCATATCCTTCATTTTAATACTTTCTAAAAAATCGATTATCTTTTATTCTGTTGGATCCCACTCAACTCCAATACGGTTTCTGATATCCGGTAAGCATAGCGGAGGTCATTGGGTGCCAATGTGTAGGTTTTATCTCCTATCGTACGTTTTAAGGTGGTCTGGAAACGGGGCTCCAGGTTCAACCGTTTCAGGTCTGCCCATCTCCTTCCCCGAAATACCAGTTCTTTCCGCCGTTCGTCCAATATGGACCGTAGCAGTTGCTCCCCATCAAGCTCGGAGATGGGTGCGTACACCGCATCCTTGTCCCAACGTGAGCGGAGCAACTTATCGATGGCATCTTTGGCTTCTCCCAACTTACCTATCCTACATGCGGTCTCTGCTTTGATGAGATATACTTCACTTGTCGTGATACCAAAGAACAGGGTATTGCTCTGGTCGTAGCTCCCTTTGTAGTATTGCGTGTTCAGGGGATTATTGTTGGGCCTGAAAAAGGCTTTCTTGCGCAGGTCGTCATTTGAATAGGAAGCATATAGCAGGGTGTCCATCAAGGCCACCGCTGCTCCCATCGGAGCCGCGCCGGTAGCCAATGCCGGAAACAGCACCTCCACGTTGAACCTCGTCATGGGAAAATTGGCCGTGACCGAGAGATTATTAAAATCCAACAATTCCGGTCGTAACACCAAGCATGAATCCGCATAGCGGTACGCCTGCTCGAAATCTCCCTTATCCAAATAAACCCGTGCCAATGCGGCATAAGCACTGGCCTTATGCGGACGTCCTCTGACCACCTCCACCACTGGAAGGTCGGCCACGGCTACCCCAAGGTCTGCAACGATACGCTCGTAGGTATCTTCGAGCGATGCGCGCACCGATTTTCCATCCACCTCAGGTGTCAAGCGCAGCGGTATACCTAGCTCATGCCCTGCAGTAGTGGCGCTGTAGGCCGGTGAATAGATTTCGGTAAGTTGATGGAATGCGAATGCACGGTAAAAATGAGCGGTACCCCGCACACGCCTATATCCCTCACTGTTATCCTGCAGTTTTCGCAAGATATCCAATACCTGATTGGCTATGTATACTACTTTATAGGGGCGTTGCCATTGCAGGATATCCATATAGGGTTCGTCCGCCCAGATATAGGCCATCCGTTGCTCATAGTTCGATACACCTCCCCAACGCTGCTCGGTCAGGTAATAATCATCGGTCCCGATCTCTCCGAACACAGGATAGTTACCGTTCATCGTACCATAATCGTTGAGCAGTAGGTCTGCATCTGCCAATGTCTTGGGGACGACCAGTTTGATATCGGGCTTCTTATCCAAAAAATCGGCACATGAGCTGGCCAGTACTAGCATAGCTATGCCGAATGCATGTAAATATTTCATAACTATTGGTTGTTAAAGGTTAAAATTGAGACCAAATGAGGCCATGAACGGATCGGGATACCATGTGCCATACTCCGGATCTATCCCGTTCTTGTTTGCACGCCAGATGGTCCCCAGGTTTTGTAGATAAGCATATATGCGCATATTTTTCAGCCCGTACCTCGCCAAAGCAGGTAACTGCACGCCCATCTGGATATCCCTGAGCTTGATCTGCCCGGCATCCTCGACCAACGCGGACGATGCCCTGTACATATCGCTCCCTGTGGCGTTGTTGGGATAGGTAAACGCGGGGACGTCTGTCCAGAGCTCATCTCCGGGTTTCTGCCAGCGGTGTTGGTAGTCCGTATGACCGTATCTTTGGGTCAGGAACTCCGAGTTTATAAAAGATGTCCGGAGAAACTTATGCCCCAATTGGTAAGATATATTCCAGGACACGTCGACACTTTTGTAACGGATGCCATTGCGCCAAGAACCAAAGTATACCGGGACCTGTGAACCATGATTGTCCAAGGTCTCTACTTTGGCCCCGGTAATAGCCGAGTAATCCTTAGAAACCCCGCCGTCCAAATAGCCCCTGGGTGTGCCATCCTCTGGATCCAGACCTGCCCACTTGTATGTCCGCAGGCTATGCAGGTTCTCTCCTTCTACCGGTACGGTCTGGGCGCCGGCCAGCAACCATGCTATATCCGTCGCCAAAAAGGCCTTGGTGACCATTGTCCGTGAGTGGGCGAAGACCAAGTTGGAATTCCATTCCCCATCTTTTCTCGACAGGGGCTTGGCGTTAAAGGAGATATCCCAACCTTTGGTATGCAGATTAGCAAAGTTCGTTCGCATAGAAGCGAAGCCTGTCGTGGGGTCGATCTGCCCTGCAGCGATCAGGTCTTTGGCTTTCTTTTCGTAATATTCGATGCTGCCGCCCAAAAAATTTCCCTTAAGGGCAAAATCCAGACC encodes:
- a CDS encoding TlpA family protein disulfide reductase: MRSFKIVAVVLFALGHLTSIAQQPKIPDLSQRLMVGDAFVPPASVLLMRGTDSKIDWKALEDKVVLLDLFETTCGTCIQIMPHLQELEKKHSDIFKVLVVTPQDKQTMTDFFNKNKYLEEHQVNLPVIYSDTYIRKLFPYKSIPQAILLYRGKVQAITSSGFVNSDNILSLYREGAINLPLKDDFGRGDLAAAIRVDRGGVKAGVIFSGYQDGVDYQPWRFEQDSLTGLYKSSLYNASMYGTLLSLSSKAKMLDPLFFPRMDRVVWKVADSTRYENFGSPADVWLIDHAISYERYDRKGRPDSIQARIVMDDFERLYGVRVYIGSKAMPCLVLGPVEAIPFDKKGTEVMTYKGTTALSIFLDYGGKFPPAIDEAKKEGMIRLEPYGTLEELNRQLAAYGIKGEIKERDVDVLVIEEVD
- a CDS encoding RagB/SusD family nutrient uptake outer membrane protein codes for the protein MKYLHAFGIAMLVLASSCADFLDKKPDIKLVVPKTLADADLLLNDYGTMNGNYPVFGEIGTDDYYLTEQRWGGVSNYEQRMAYIWADEPYMDILQWQRPYKVVYIANQVLDILRKLQDNSEGYRRVRGTAHFYRAFAFHQLTEIYSPAYSATTAGHELGIPLRLTPEVDGKSVRASLEDTYERIVADLGVAVADLPVVEVVRGRPHKASAYAALARVYLDKGDFEQAYRYADSCLVLRPELLDFNNLSVTANFPMTRFNVEVLFPALATGAAPMGAAVALMDTLLYASYSNDDLRKKAFFRPNNNPLNTQYYKGSYDQSNTLFFGITTSEVYLIKAETACRIGKLGEAKDAIDKLLRSRWDKDAVYAPISELDGEQLLRSILDERRKELVFRGRRWADLKRLNLEPRFQTTLKRTIGDKTYTLAPNDLRYAYRISETVLELSGIQQNKR
- a CDS encoding DUF5675 family protein, whose translation is MSITTNIKKMNNKHILILRRKYGAEGTNGTIYYAGELICHTIELPDKNNEKKASCIPKGTYRLRRYHSLKYPNEIGISGVPNRSGILFHTANYAKGELQGCIAPLMTLTGDGRGDNSALALAKLKALVYSLWDQGGEVFVLIKG
- a CDS encoding LytTR family transcriptional regulator DNA-binding domain-containing protein — translated: MRPIYLNTSWKGIISLVGGLFLIFAAEEDYPWDIVFDDDFFLNYFGAVLSIFLVLKVQHVTIRRVDRLYPFKRRSRSYFVRRYAVQGLMSALPTFLVAFGFAWILIVLVQGQRIQETSYFKFDIYVVVACLLFLQIILAFIHYAWTKDQFEEVMLVEEYSVVRYRTDSRKGEIRDLPHYKAIIGLLAHAEREGVGDVDGPEGGTMAQEGGEPTLLLLGTSRRHTTYTKLVGKLPWPDIAYLFSAKESTYYVTWNGDSHMTDCSLNFLKNYMDRDAFCKVGRRLIVHRAAVVGVKRTGRGQVCLRLKPAGDVDTHLSREMTRTFKKWYILD